One Saccharomycodes ludwigii strain NBRC 1722 chromosome VI, whole genome shotgun sequence DNA segment encodes these proteins:
- a CDS encoding uncharacterized protein (similar to Saccharomyces cerevisiae YGL039W | aldehyde reductase), whose product MASRFSNNSTKSVVLVTGATGWIAQHVIHDLLETQCYRVIGTARTRGKCNNLLQSFGNTPLLTMEVVSDLSLPSAFDPVFKKNGNDIEYVLHMASPVYMKSTDYQKVYLEPALNGTRSLLEAIEKYGSKKVRHVVYTSSVAAMFKTSQILAQTKNNTSAFGKDNFLLSNYDENSWNPDSWTDCQTGDREAYAGSKKFAEKFAWDYVHNHKVNYTFNTINPVWVLGPQVFAADVGNSLLGSNKLIANIVKNSGNNNFTIDYAFKGLEVDVRDVSRAHLASIKNGGKFNGHRLLMYNGEFTLKTIISIINSEFPKEVLNIPSVKVKEMDDDYVKPNYKPRFIDNSKTMELLGFDLISFEKTVKDSVVQMVENHLNTVE is encoded by the coding sequence atggcAAGTAGATTTAGTAACAATAGTACAAAAAGTGTTGTCTTAGTAACCGGTGCTACTGGTTGGATAGCCCAACATGTAATACACGATTTATTGGAAACACAGTGCTATAGAGTAATTGGAACAGCAAGAACTCGGGGGAAATGTAATAACTTATTACAGAGCTTTGGCAATACACCGTTATTAACTATGGAAGTGGTTTCTGATTTGTCTTTACCTAGTGCTTTTGATCCggttttcaaaaaaaatggcaaTGATATTGAATATGTTTTGCATATGGCATCGCCTGTTTATATGAAGTCAACAGACTACCAAAAAGTGTATTTAGAACCAGCTTTGAATGGAACTAGAAGTCTATTAGAAGCTATTGAGAAATATGGTTCAAAAAAAGTCAGACACGTGGTTTATACATCATCTGTAGCAGCTATGTTTAAAACATCTCAAATTTTAGctcaaacaaaaaataatacttcTGCTTTTGGTAAGGATAATTTCCTTTTGTCTAATTACGATGAAAATTCCTGGAACCCAGATAGTTGGACAGATTGCCAGACAGGAGATCGTGAGGCCTATGCTGGATCTAAGAAGTTTGCAGAAAAATTTGCTTGGGATTATGTGCATAATCATAAGGTTAATTATACCTTCAACACAATTAACCCTGTTTGGGTTTTAGGTCCACAGGTATTTGCAGCTGATGTTGGAAATTCTTTGCTGGGTTCTAATAAATTGATTGCaaatattgtaaaaaataGTGGGAACAACAATTTCACTATTGATTATGCATTTAAAGGTTTAGAGGTGGATGTACGTGATGTCTCCAGGGCACATTTAGCATCAATCAAAAATGGTGGCAAGTTTAACGGACATAGATTATTAATGTATAACGGAGAATTTACATTAAAAACTATTATAAGTATTATAAACAGTGAATTTCCGAAAGAGGTTTTGAATATCCCATCTGTTAAAGTAAAAGAGATGGACGATGATTATGTAAAACCCAATTATAAACCAAGATTTATAGATAATAGTAAAACAATGGAATTATTGGGGTTTGACTTGATAAGCTTTGAGAAAACCGTTAAAGATTCAGTGGTTCAAATGGTGGAGAATCATTTGAATACTGTTGAATAA